AGGCGATCAACAGTTGGGGATTTAATCATCCAGATGGTCATTATTATTTTAGTCAACAAGAGTATGATGCAAAATTCCAATAATTTCGAAGGAGGATACAAAGACGACATACCTATCGTATAACTAAGGAAAACGTGTGTTGTTTATTcttattttgtgattttaacAATGCAGCATTGTTTATATGCGAGAATGTTTACCCCGACAAGAAATCTGAGACTGAATATTGAATTTTCTTTCATCATGGTAAGTTATGaatgaatatgtatttaactgtttttttcattttagatGTATGACTTGTATGTGTACTATTCACATATACATAAAATGTTCATGCTAGACGGCTTATTTACGTTGGTAATGATATATCTTTCTCGATGTTAAAAgtattataaagttataaatgacaTGAGATATCTTTCTAGCCTTAGCCTCAGTTTTTACTagatttttatgttttgtgGTCTAACCTATTTCTAACAACAATAACCTAaaatgtgtgtatatttgtacagttgcaacttttgaaaaatcaaatcaattaaaatccCTATAAGTATAAACCGTGTTCTTAAAATAAGAACCTTATCAAATACCCTAATATCAATTCAATTTAAGTTCTTTGACATAGTTATTTAATTTCGTATTAATATTACCAATTGCCATACATCACCGAATCTAAATTATTATGTCAAAATAATGATTAAATGCATCAGATCTGTACTAAAACCGATCTATCGGTGGTAGATCTAATGCCAAAAGGATTAACATTTTCCAAACGCGTTGCAATAAACAGCACGATACCGCAGACAATGTTTAGACCATTTGTATTCAtggtattttatttgaaattggCCACGAGGAAAAGTTAGACGTGCTAAGGAAACCATGCCTTATATTTATTTAGTTTCTGCCATATCTTTCCCAAGTTTGATATCCTACTATATAATCCCTCATAACATCTAATTTCTTCGATGTTTTCGTAATTTTTCTGTCAACGTGTTACACTAGAACTTAAGTTCATGGTTTCCCTTCGTTTTGCTTGATTAACAATGCCTTTCGTTTCGTTTGTATATGTGCCTTCTATTCGCTGctcctttttatttttgttaatggAAAGTACCTTAATAGTTCATTCATATTTCTTGTATTTTCGTTCTCGTTGTCGACACGACCTGTTTAAGTTTTAGTTATTAACCAGTTCATATACATTTGactgttatgtttatatattaaatgtacaCACGTTTATCCCTATTAATACAAATGCATTATTTAACCCTAGAGGCAAATTGGGTCGGAGTGTTATAACTTCTCCATTTAAAACCAACATTAAACAGGATAGCTCTGTCAATATCCTTGTAAGTACTGATCTCTGGACCGGTGATACAAGCTGTCCGAGAGTGTTGAACTTCCTCTTATATTCAGTTTAACTACAACATATCAAGTAGCTAGTACATTAACTGATTAAAAGTTTGCTCATACATATTTCAActtcattaaaacaaatttcatttttctaaACTTTAATTGGTTATAATGCCTTTCTTACATATAATTAACTTTTTAAGACATATTAAGATATCTTTgaattattataataaaacatttcagaaattccatatcaatattattttgtagATGCTTAGGAGTACACTAAACATGCTATcatatgttttcttttaattttgtttatcaaaCAACGCATATCTTCGACAGGTTCGATAGTGATGAATGGGTTACTGTATACTGCTGTTTGATCGCTTGATTCAGTtgtatttggtttgttttagggGTGGGGAGGCCATCGCATATTTTATCTACTTCAGGGACAATAAATAAACTCATTTGACCTACAACACACATGGACACGCTAGACACTAAACCCTTCCTGTCATAATCTAATTATTCCACTGGCTCCTCTTGACATGACTTATTAGCTGTCCATTTCTACTTGTGTATTACAAATAGcttattaattttaatttgatgatTTCACCTAATATTGGCAAAAAGGTTTATATTCAATTTTGTCAATAACACTTCCCGTGAAGGGCTGTGTTTCTCATGAGAGTAGAAATCATCGACCATACTGTGCTGTTTGGTTGCGTCATTGGGAAAGTTACATTTCGTCCAGTTTCTGTGACAAGCATGCGGTGGGCCTATGGTATGTTATTCATAGCATGTTGCTTTCAGCATATTATATAATCAGGTTATAATTTTTACGATATATCCCTCCTTATTGTGAATAGTATTGGATTAATGACCCATTCAGAAAGAGCAGGCATGAAAGGTAAAGTATGATATTGTGCAACGAGGATAGCAGATCAATTTTGATCTTTAAGTCTTACAGAGGAATCGCATTAGTTCCCTAATaaattcatgtttttatatcaGGATTATCCATTCATCTGCCTTCTCTGGTAAAATATCTTTGTACAGATATATGTATAGATGTCATTAAAGTGGTATTGTAAATCTTTatgataatttttatttcaaaccaACATACATTAAATTGAAAGAAGTCTAGCGGGATAATATTATACAAAGATGAGTTTTCTACCGGCGTTTCTTGgtaccaaaatgaaaaatgtgATCTATGGTGTCATAAAACGACAATCGTATAATCGTATATGGGTAACAGTAAAAGCAATATAGATCGTTGTCAATGTTAAATCCTCTTTTAGGGCCCCCATTCATGTGTCAGATGTATTGTTCTACCATTGTCTAATGATATTCCGGAGACGTTCTGTCAACGCTCATTTATTGCTTACTCATTTGAAAGCAACAAGTGTAAGGAGATCAATGATCTGATAACGATTTatgaaagattttaaaataaagatactGCCTTTTATAGTGTGACTGAAGACTACATTTAAGTACCGGTTTGTCTGTTTACTTTTATGATGCGTGTGAAATACCAAATAGTTTTCAATTACGTTTCATTGTTAAAGAAATACCTTCAAAATCTTATTCAGTAGTGGTTCATTTGGTATCAGAGAACTTTCAATTTGAAGTAATtattctgaaaataaatatacgATCTCCCACAGACTGTCTGTCTAAATTGGGGTCAGCCGGACTTTTTGCTACTGTTTTATGACTTCTATCTAATCATAACAGTTTCTAACTTCATGGTCTGTTGATTACATGTCATAGATATCCTACCGATTGAATTTCCATAACATTAAAACATCAGTATACATTTCGAGGTAGTGAGGTAGTTACTAACTTACTTaccaaatattaaaacaataaattctaactcaaactcgataaaacaaaggaaatatgatcaaaacattttttttacattcagaCTGATtgataataacaatgataaaaaGACCAAATGCCCTGAATAAGGACCGCTGTATCTCTCTGGATGTTGATCATAGAGGGAGACTTAAAGTGTGCCCCCAAACTATCGGGGATTTTTTCCGTTTTCTACTTAGGAGACATTAAAAAGACCATAACATATAttctgcccccattgcatgatttgGAATCTCAAATCTTTCCTGACCTTCCTCACTGCTGTCTTACTGTACTTTGATATTTtaggtgtctcctagacacccgttctcatatgaTCTATTCAACCGTCAAAGTAGTACACGTTCTCAAAACAAGAAACGCGACAGAACTACCAGATAAATTTACTAGAATAATATGTAAAAGCTTGAATTATAATACGAATTGAATATGCCTGACATGTTGGCTTTGTAAAATTAGATATGTTTTATCCCATTAGATGTTAATGAATGTTCAAATAACATATGGAGTTAATTTCTATCATactataatgtaatgtaatgtttaGTAAATcaatttcctgttttgtttAATCACAGTTTTTAATCTAATATCTGATTGCTTATATTGGTActagtacataatgtatacttGTTTATAACGCTTGTGTCTGTCGTTAAATTCTTAATGAACGTAAAAAAAAGCAAACGATCTTTGTATGAATAAGTTTCAGCCTCAGCTTGCCTACGTATTGGTTTACTTTTGCTTACATATTAAGATAACATAACGGATATCTCTGTCctgattttgttatttatattttttgtttgcgTAACATTACTTTTATTGGGTCTAAACATAATGTAATATGATCCAGTGTGTCATACACTTGTATCGATGACGCACTCACTTTGAAAATTGAAAGAAATCTCACCTCACTAGTCTGTAGAAGGCTCTTTAATGCAGGATATCACTGACATACATTGTCAACAATTAATGACCAGATATAGTTTTGAGTGAAagaaactgtttttttttatctatatttaaaaGAGCTATAATAATAAAAGCCCGATACCTAACAATATACGGGATTTTCACCTTACCTGTGAAAGGATTTTGTGCCTTATATTATTAGTTAGGTACACATATATCAATACGGGTGTATTATATTTAATATGCATTGTTGTCTGTCCATGTACTAAGCCGATTAAAATCGATATTAGAATGAAACAAAACGTTATAGCATACAGCTGAACTAGACTCCTTCAGTGAGAAACCCGTCCGCGCTTAACCTCTACTGGTTTACTTTGTAAAAGAGATCGTTGATACGTGTGTCAGGGAAGAGAGCATTGGGCAAACATTTAAAAGATAGCTAGGATTTATAAGACGTTTAGCATGGTCCAGTAACTGGGAACAATAACCAGAGCTTTGGTCATACCATAGTATGGTCACAAGTGGACACTAATCAGTGGTCAAGAGTGATTGAGTACCTTTGATATGGCACATCATCATTTTAGACAGGTGGTTGGAACGGTGTGTCTGTGCTGTAACTTGTAAGTAAAGCGTTTGTTATCGATGTACATTATATtcacattgtatattgtatagtatatacaaaTGTGCAACATATAGGTAAgtgtatttaatatattgtagatataaaacaaaacttctaaatgtatttatacaaagtcttcatgtattgatacatgtatatataacatcaaaatatatcgatatgttgtatatgtaacatcgaaatatattgatacattatataacatcaaaatatatcGATACATCCAAATAAATTGATATGTACTGATAAGTTTTTTGCATGTTGTACAAGTGTActttaaaaaatgtattcataCACGTGTGGTATATCATTTTAACtctatatatacttgtatatatcaaatcaatAGACGTCACTTTTCGCTAATATGTTTAGAGGGAGTATACACATCATTATTGTGCCATATTTAGGAATGTGTTTATCTATAGTTTTACCTGGCATCATTTGTCCTATCAATGTGCATAGAGAAAACAATTTTCCTTTTGGAAATActaaatgtcaaatgtcaatCATTTTTCACGGTTAACGTTATTTGAATATGACGGCCACCTCACTCATAAGTCACGTCATAATATCTCCATATAATTACAACGGTTAATGAGTTACGTCATGTAATTTCCTCAAAACCATAACGATTAGTTTCTACAGAACTATCAAACCTTAGCGACGTCACGTTGTTTCTTCAGACCTATAACGGTTATACAAAAATTGGTTATATCATTTTGTTTCTGCAGGACATTAACGAGTATATTAAATCTTGGTGAGGTCATGTTCTTTCTATGGAGCtataacttttatataaaaatcaGATACATCATTTTGTTTCTACGGAACTATAACGGTTATATCAAACCTTGGTGACGCtatgtcatttctacagaactATAACGGCTATATACAATTAGTGATGTCATTTTTTGTAAAACTATAACGGTCGGTTATATCAAACCTTGATGACGCCATTTTGTTTCTACAGACCTAAAACGATTATATGAAACCTAGGTGGCGTCATATTTTTTCTACAGAACTATAACGGTTGTATAAAATCTAGATTGTCGTAATATTGTTTCTACATAactataacagttatataaaacataattgacGTTATGGTGCTTCTACATAATTATTAGTTGTATTTAGCCTCGTGCTGTTTTGACAAGTCAACCATAATGAAATTACTGTATATGATACTTAATCCAATTATCAAAGTGAATAAAGTAACATGTAAAGATTTATATTCGAAGAGTTAGTCAACACTTTCGAgctatttatatacagtaaagtaaACACATTCTCATAACTAAGCCCTTAACTCAGTTCGAGACTATACATATTTAAAGAACGCTTCTTTTAGAAGCtcaaatattgatttttcatttgcacttcaataaaacaaattcacgCATTGGTTGTTCTCTCTCCCTTACACCTCATCCGTTGTATGCCTGTTAACATTTTTCAATTGATTTATATTGAACTGACATAGGTATTGTACCATTGTTCTGCAGGTACAGTTTGTGTCTGATGGGCGATATTGCTTGTACGGGAACGATCTAATTAATCATCTTTTCAAATTATGGTTTCGACCTTCTTTTGACATTTCGTAAACATTTTGTGcctatcaatatattttttttctgatattttgataaaaagtaGGAAAAGTTTGCTGCTATTCAAACGTGCTTTTGTAAAACTACAGTCATATATTAATGAGCCATCGTATCACATATCACACTCGTATCAATTACATCatcaacataaaaaaatctttaaatcaaTATTGGATCGTTGAAGTAAAGAGTCAATGTGTGTCATCAGTTGTGGTCAAGGCCTATCTTACCAAAGCATGCACAGCTTAAGAGGAGGTAATTTACAAATTCCGATCcgaattatatttcaaatagatTTAAATTAATATCATCATATCAGACTTTTCTGTTATTTTGATTGAAAACGATATTGAAAATCATGAGGTATTTTTTTATCACTATATTAAGATTCGAGAATTTCATAATATAAATGTAGTTGTTGAAGTTGAATtttactgtattatatttagattATTGGAAATTCTATAGATCTACTATTTACAGACGTATCAATGACAGAACAAGCGATTTTATTATAAGTCGTCAACACAGTTCccatatgtaaataaatatagctTAGAATGATAATGATCTTACGAGCAGATGTAGTACAATAGATACGGCTTAACTGTACCATCATACAAGTAGTGTTATCTTAGTTCATCCCATTGTTAAAACAAAGAACGTGTTATTCATTTCATTTGCCTGCTTTGAATTGCATgacattttgtattaatattatttaaatctatcaGAACgagaacagaaaaaaaacaaagactGTTAGTAATTTTAGGTATGTATGAACTTAATCAAACGTTAACATGAAGCTAGTATATCTGGTCCGTAGAAGCCATAGTTGGTTGTGCTTGGTGTTATAgacaaaattattatttggggacaaataaacaaaggacaggatattttataattgataaacattttCGGCGCAATTAACGATGACAGTAATTTCATAAATGAAGTTTTGTGCCCATTATTGGACAGTCTCGCTACTAAGGTTTGGTTTGAACTTTGCAACATAATTAATCTAATGCGATTATCTTGTTCATAGAGGAAATATGAATAATTTATAACTATAAAACATCCCTACAGTAATGGCGAGCACATTTAACTTATCGTTGCAGGAGGGACACCGATTTACCTGACATCAAAAATATGCAGTGGACGGAAAACGCACACGGGATAGGAACAATCCCCGGTCACATGTCCATCCGAGTGCCTCCAGCCAGCATCGGAATCGGTGGGAAAAAGGAGAAGCTTATCGGAATTACCAACCATGAGGTCTCCGAAAGGTATATACTGAAACTACAGAGAGATCGGGAGCGCAACAATCAGGCGGTGTTCAAAAGTCTCGAAAATCTGCCAATCACCATTAGGTAGGTCAACACACCAATCACCTTTATCTAAGTAATGGCACGCTATTACGCTATTTTGACTATATCAGGTCTGACAACGTTATGATAATCAccgttttgtttttttttttgatgtaTCTTTTATGAATGTAAAGCGAAAGAAAGGTACATGGCTATACTTTGAGAATCGGCATCCATCAGAATAAAGAGTGTTCcggatttgtttttattttatttataataaatgtacTCAGATCAGTATCAGAGAAGTTTGATTTCAATAAAGTTAATAGCTATAAGTATTCTTTTCCCTGAGAAGTAATTATTTCGAAATAAGTGTCATTACTCTAGATAAGTGGTTTATTTCTCTCTCAGTACACACCAGCAGCTTATATGTTCCGATATTGCcatattaaaacaaacatttaatatgatattccttttttcaaatatgatgAAAGTGTCTACTGTTGTCCTCTAATTTGATGTCCGCAATTTACAGATATCCTTTCTAAAACTAAAACGCAAAAGCATTTGTGCTAGAATTATAAGCAATGTCATATCTGCCCGAAACATATTTTGTCATCGCAAACAAAAGGGGcacaagttattttgtatgaatAACGACATTAATATTAGTTTTCGTgctatatatttaaatttttccTTTCATAGTGGTTGGGTCTTTTACAGTGTACAAAAAGTAACAGAAGTGACATTTTCGGTTTACCTTTCAGACATGTCCCGAAGTATAGGATCCAGTCGGAGCCAACAGTACATACAACTTGCATGTCAGTTGGTACAGAAGCTCGCCCTTCGTCCATGAGGTCAATGTCCCCTGAGGAGATCTCTTACCAGCGACTTCTCAACACAACCGATGCCAACCTCAATATGAAATCCTCTGACTCTAAGGCAGTTGGAAAAGGGAGCCAGGAAATCCTCCGATCGGAATTTAAGAAGTCAAAGATGGCTGGGCCAATGTGTCCGCACCTTATGTCGCTGTCAGCGTGTCGGAAGTGTGCCCGATTGAAAAGAAGGAGGAAAAAGCCGGATACCAAAAAGGATATTACATCCGCGGTAACTACGGGTATACTAGGGAATGATCTGAACATACAAGCGGAAGGAAATGGTAACACTAGCCAGGATACCATGTCCAGTTCTACTCAAAGTGAAAGCAAGAAAGTAGTATACACAGGGGGTTTCCACGGGCATCAGCTTCGCCCTTCCAAGTCTGTGAAGTTTCCCAGTAAAAAGAAAGGTTTATCCGTTGGCCTGCCTATATCTGGGAGTTTATCTTTTCAGAAGAAATACACTCGCGTTTTCGATTCTAATCAACAGATCCATTTTGTGAATACATCACTTTTGGCGGGACAGAGAGCAGGAACACTCGGAAAAACGTTTAAAAAACTTCCTGGAATTCTTGCTGCTGGGGAGTCACAACATCGCCGAGAAAACACGGAAGTGTTCGCAATAAAGTCTGTCCAGCGATATAACGATCCCTTTCCTCAGACGTCAACGGAGTCGCAGCCAACTGTAGACATAGATATGTCACCGGCCCCGGTACCGATTCAACCTATGCACAGTTTTGCATCGGATATATCTGACATGCAAATGGCCAATTTGGATGGAAGAGTACATGGAGAACAATCTGATGAGGGAAAACCAAGTGGACCATTCTTAAACACACATGATTATAATGTCCCTAAAAGTGACATTGAATTGCAAAACCTACAGAAAACTAAAAACATACATGATACTGAAGAGTCGCAGAAAGTACATGAAACTCAAAAAGACAAACAAGTCCCCTTGAGTAGGAGTGATTCAGAGGTATTCGCCTGTAGGGCTCAACATATGACACCAGGGAAAGTCAATAGTAAAGCCAACTTGCATAGTA
Above is a window of Pecten maximus chromosome 7, xPecMax1.1, whole genome shotgun sequence DNA encoding:
- the LOC117330730 gene encoding uncharacterized protein LOC117330730 isoform X2, with product MAHHHFRQVVGTVCLCCNLRDTDLPDIKNMQWTENAHGIGTIPGHMSIRVPPASIGIGGKKEKLIGITNHEVSERYILKLQRDRERNNQAVFKSLENLPITIRHVPKYRIQSEPTVHTTCMSVGTEARPSSMRSMSPEEISYQRLLNTTDANLNMKSSDSKAVGKGSQEILRSEFKKSKMAGPMCPHLMSLSACRKCARLKRRRKKPDTKKDITSAVTTGILGNDLNIQAEGNGNTSQDTMSSSTQSESKKVVYTGGFHGHQLRPSKSVKFPSKKKGLSVGLPISGSLSFQKKYTRVFDSNQQIHFVNTSLLAGQRAGTLGKTFKKLPGILAAGESQHRRENTEVFAIKSVQRYNDPFPQTSTESQPTVDIDMSPAPVPIQPMHSFASDISDMQMANLDGRVHGEQSDEGKPSGPFLNTHDYNVPKSDIELQNLQKTKNIHDTEESQKVHETQKDKQVPLSRSDSEVFACRAQHMTPGKVNSKANLHSSKTGSYDTGYQKEPSRIIKAACKQDKESQKRKVAPEMQFSVRIEYKSTDDEPTPRESTYSEIVNMPRWLEKEKSNVESIAQKSIRDSAVEDTFHERRVSDASAEGGINDASAESGINDLSYSNKNSQQYAFDIEGKDDNRIGELHILSQETISIIDDAHDDSQFTDKNISKPNEADGDTFVQSTEVRQKSSPESGFDSLLCDSEETTVQTDALSVESGDSTSSESAETAPERKLVTPVTSQLNVGDRQVGIVTDGDQVIEIEKSGVINGSDITHRNSDVSDLKDDDFDVSNNQTGDKSPDYVIESAGGFFVTTLDPTEQDDTDDKEILSGSDSGIAQDDVNILKEFTSDDIKEAKSPQKVKRPSGIGIGLSHDIQA
- the LOC117330730 gene encoding uncharacterized protein LOC117330730 isoform X1; amino-acid sequence: MHLKRKARKKNSSHPIKNGRPYSESDVPRRDTDLPDIKNMQWTENAHGIGTIPGHMSIRVPPASIGIGGKKEKLIGITNHEVSERYILKLQRDRERNNQAVFKSLENLPITIRHVPKYRIQSEPTVHTTCMSVGTEARPSSMRSMSPEEISYQRLLNTTDANLNMKSSDSKAVGKGSQEILRSEFKKSKMAGPMCPHLMSLSACRKCARLKRRRKKPDTKKDITSAVTTGILGNDLNIQAEGNGNTSQDTMSSSTQSESKKVVYTGGFHGHQLRPSKSVKFPSKKKGLSVGLPISGSLSFQKKYTRVFDSNQQIHFVNTSLLAGQRAGTLGKTFKKLPGILAAGESQHRRENTEVFAIKSVQRYNDPFPQTSTESQPTVDIDMSPAPVPIQPMHSFASDISDMQMANLDGRVHGEQSDEGKPSGPFLNTHDYNVPKSDIELQNLQKTKNIHDTEESQKVHETQKDKQVPLSRSDSEVFACRAQHMTPGKVNSKANLHSSKTGSYDTGYQKEPSRIIKAACKQDKESQKRKVAPEMQFSVRIEYKSTDDEPTPRESTYSEIVNMPRWLEKEKSNVESIAQKSIRDSAVEDTFHERRVSDASAEGGINDASAESGINDLSYSNKNSQQYAFDIEGKDDNRIGELHILSQETISIIDDAHDDSQFTDKNISKPNEADGDTFVQSTEVRQKSSPESGFDSLLCDSEETTVQTDALSVESGDSTSSESAETAPERKLVTPVTSQLNVGDRQVGIVTDGDQVIEIEKSGVINGSDITHRNSDVSDLKDDDFDVSNNQTGDKSPDYVIESAGGFFVTTLDPTEQDDTDDKEILSGSDSGIAQDDVNILKEFTSDDIKEAKSPQKVKRPSGIGIGLSHDIQA
- the LOC117330730 gene encoding uncharacterized protein LOC117330730 isoform X3, whose product is MQWTENAHGIGTIPGHMSIRVPPASIGIGGKKEKLIGITNHEVSERYILKLQRDRERNNQAVFKSLENLPITIRHVPKYRIQSEPTVHTTCMSVGTEARPSSMRSMSPEEISYQRLLNTTDANLNMKSSDSKAVGKGSQEILRSEFKKSKMAGPMCPHLMSLSACRKCARLKRRRKKPDTKKDITSAVTTGILGNDLNIQAEGNGNTSQDTMSSSTQSESKKVVYTGGFHGHQLRPSKSVKFPSKKKGLSVGLPISGSLSFQKKYTRVFDSNQQIHFVNTSLLAGQRAGTLGKTFKKLPGILAAGESQHRRENTEVFAIKSVQRYNDPFPQTSTESQPTVDIDMSPAPVPIQPMHSFASDISDMQMANLDGRVHGEQSDEGKPSGPFLNTHDYNVPKSDIELQNLQKTKNIHDTEESQKVHETQKDKQVPLSRSDSEVFACRAQHMTPGKVNSKANLHSSKTGSYDTGYQKEPSRIIKAACKQDKESQKRKVAPEMQFSVRIEYKSTDDEPTPRESTYSEIVNMPRWLEKEKSNVESIAQKSIRDSAVEDTFHERRVSDASAEGGINDASAESGINDLSYSNKNSQQYAFDIEGKDDNRIGELHILSQETISIIDDAHDDSQFTDKNISKPNEADGDTFVQSTEVRQKSSPESGFDSLLCDSEETTVQTDALSVESGDSTSSESAETAPERKLVTPVTSQLNVGDRQVGIVTDGDQVIEIEKSGVINGSDITHRNSDVSDLKDDDFDVSNNQTGDKSPDYVIESAGGFFVTTLDPTEQDDTDDKEILSGSDSGIAQDDVNILKEFTSDDIKEAKSPQKVKRPSGIGIGLSHDIQA